From the Lathyrus oleraceus cultivar Zhongwan6 chromosome 4, CAAS_Psat_ZW6_1.0, whole genome shotgun sequence genome, one window contains:
- the LOC127135806 gene encoding ADP-ribosylation factor GTPase-activating protein AGD2 has translation MVVFRGWSLLHLACHSGITLMVELLLQFGADINMHDYHGRTPLHRCISSGKNSLAKFLLRGAKPSIKDAGGHTSLERAMEMGGRNIVLLDAVSYRTPFVSDIPTIIFGANVTHPENEEDTSPSIAAVVTSQD, from the coding sequence ATGGTTGTTTTCCGCGGTTGGTCTTTATTACACCTAGCATGTCATTCTGGCATTACATTAATGGTTGAGTTGTTACTCCAATTTGGTGCTGATATAAACATGCATGATTATCATGGAAGGACTCCTTTGCACCGTTGCATTTCTAGTGGGAAAAATTCATTGGCTAAGTTTTTACTAAGGGGCGCAAAACCATCAATTAAAGATGCTGGTGGACATACTTCACTTGAAAGAGCAATGGAGATGGGAGGTAGAAACATTGTTCTTCTAGATGCTGTTAGCTACAGAACACCATTTGTTAGCGACATACCGACCATAATTTTTGGAGCAAATGTTACGCATCCtgaaaatgaagaagacactaGCCCCTCGATAGCAGCTGTTGTAACATCCCAAGATTGA